The Desmonostoc muscorum LEGE 12446 genome includes a region encoding these proteins:
- a CDS encoding NF041680 family putative transposase: protein MAMPKFNNNQLIAQFQDFRQKIYNCFSSCSDACMDLLDALAGNTGANSIAELSLSPLFPRSYNSIYKAIQKSFNTNIQEKNNEEEEQEEQEKPNNLIRVVSELIKQPQQRPFYLFALDTTPHPRPYARTLAERGYIYQPNTIKGNKPINIGHSYSILSILPEKETGNAAPWSIPISGERVSLDKTGVDVGSEQISSVMSDSSLPWQEKLCVLVADSAYSQRSFLFDQSKHKNVVVIARVRSNRIFYQSPPVDESKKKRGCPKKYGERFNLADVETWHSPDETTQIQQTTCKGRLLNITILAWHQMLMRGTKHQKMYCHPFTLLRIHVTDDTNQSLWKPMWLIVIGEQRGEISPTVANHCYRQRFDIEHMLRFSKQRLLMTQFQTPDVLHEENWIHLVILAYVQLWAARELATHLPRPWERYLEQNNDKIATPSVVQRDFQRIISEIGTPARSPKTRGNSIGRVQGQVQTQRTKHPVVKKKSKSTLAKVKAA from the coding sequence ATGGCTATGCCAAAATTTAATAACAATCAATTAATAGCGCAATTTCAAGATTTTAGACAAAAAATTTACAACTGTTTTTCTTCATGTAGCGACGCCTGTATGGATTTGTTGGATGCGCTTGCGGGTAATACGGGAGCCAATTCAATTGCGGAGTTATCTTTAAGTCCTTTGTTTCCCAGAAGCTATAATTCTATTTATAAAGCAATTCAAAAATCATTTAATACAAATATTCAGGAGAAGAACAATGAAGAAGAAGAACAAGAAGAACAAGAAAAACCCAATAACTTAATTAGGGTGGTATCTGAGTTAATTAAGCAACCACAACAACGCCCTTTTTACTTATTCGCTCTTGATACAACACCGCATCCGCGTCCTTACGCGAGGACTTTAGCTGAACGTGGGTATATTTACCAGCCAAATACTATCAAGGGTAACAAACCGATTAATATTGGTCATTCTTATTCGATACTTTCTATCTTACCAGAGAAAGAAACTGGGAATGCCGCCCCTTGGTCAATACCAATATCAGGAGAAAGGGTATCACTTGATAAAACTGGTGTTGATGTGGGTAGTGAACAAATTTCCTCAGTAATGTCTGATTCATCACTGCCCTGGCAGGAAAAATTGTGCGTCTTAGTAGCAGATAGCGCCTATAGTCAGCGTTCATTTCTGTTTGACCAATCCAAACACAAAAATGTGGTAGTGATAGCCAGAGTTCGTAGTAATCGAATTTTCTACCAATCTCCACCCGTTGATGAGTCAAAGAAAAAACGTGGTTGTCCAAAAAAATACGGTGAACGGTTTAATTTAGCTGATGTTGAAACTTGGCACTCTCCCGACGAGACAACACAAATTCAGCAGACAACCTGTAAGGGTCGTCTTTTAAACATCACCATACTCGCTTGGCATCAAATGTTGATGAGGGGAACCAAGCACCAAAAAATGTATTGTCATCCTTTTACTCTGCTCAGAATTCATGTGACTGATGATACTAATCAATCTCTCTGGAAACCAATGTGGTTAATTGTCATAGGTGAGCAACGTGGAGAAATCTCACCTACGGTTGCAAACCATTGCTATAGACAAAGGTTTGATATTGAACACATGCTGCGATTTAGCAAGCAGCGTTTGTTGATGACGCAGTTTCAAACTCCAGATGTTTTGCATGAGGAAAATTGGATACATTTAGTAATCCTAGCTTACGTACAGTTGTGGGCGGCAAGGGAGTTAGCAACACACTTACCCAGGCCATGGGAGCGTTATTTAGAACAAAACAATGATAAAATTGCCACTCCAAGTGTAGTGCAACGCGATTTTCAGAGAATTATTTCAGAGATTGGTACACCCGCTCGTTCTCCCAAAACCAGAGGAAATTCCATCGGTCGAGTTCAAGGTCAAGTTCAAACACAACGAACTAAGCATCCTGTTGTCAAGAAGAAGTCAAAATCAACACTCGCTAAAGTCAAAGCCGCATAA
- a CDS encoding AAA family ATPase: MNEWQIFTGNSEPHDDWELPESPKWRPFGKEIDPNKSRSQVRGETFQPREEEIKMVNAALYLRRPLLITGKPGTGKSSLAYAVARELMLGEVLYWPITSRTILKDGLYNYDAIARLQEVKQQPNSSTLSPKEEKKQQASSIEDYITLGPLGTALLPSPKPRILLIDEIDKSDIDLPNDLLNIFEEGRFEIEELVRLKKEIPSVNVRTAYTADISHEIIEGRVICTTFPLVILTSNGERDFPPPFLRRCLRLTMKEPDKEHLVKIIAAHLGKEIADPDNSTKLTNEALDLDFGQKEVCSRVTLANKKLVIRNYPSYFTN; the protein is encoded by the coding sequence ATGAATGAATGGCAAATTTTTACAGGAAATAGTGAACCTCACGATGATTGGGAATTACCCGAATCTCCCAAATGGCGACCTTTTGGTAAAGAAATTGACCCAAATAAAAGTCGCAGCCAAGTAAGAGGTGAAACTTTTCAACCTCGTGAAGAAGAAATAAAAATGGTCAATGCAGCTTTATATCTGCGACGACCTTTATTGATTACAGGTAAACCAGGAACAGGTAAATCATCTTTAGCTTATGCAGTAGCTAGAGAATTGATGTTAGGAGAGGTTTTATATTGGCCGATCACATCTCGGACTATTCTTAAAGATGGATTATATAACTATGATGCGATCGCTCGGTTACAAGAAGTTAAACAGCAGCCAAATTCCTCAACATTATCTCCCAAAGAAGAAAAGAAACAACAAGCCAGCAGCATTGAAGACTATATCACCTTGGGACCTCTAGGGACAGCTTTACTCCCATCACCAAAACCCCGGATTCTCCTCATAGATGAAATTGATAAAAGTGATATTGATTTACCTAACGATCTTTTAAATATTTTTGAAGAAGGACGGTTTGAAATTGAGGAGTTAGTTAGACTCAAAAAAGAAATTCCCAGTGTGAATGTGCGTACTGCATACACCGCAGATATTAGTCATGAAATTATAGAAGGAAGAGTAATTTGTACTACTTTTCCCCTAGTCATCTTAACCAGTAATGGAGAGCGAGATTTCCCTCCACCATTTTTGAGACGATGTTTACGGCTAACTATGAAAGAGCCAGATAAAGAACATTTAGTGAAAATAATTGCGGCTCATTTAGGTAAAGAAATAGCAGATCCTGACAATTCCACAAAATTAACAAATGAGGCTCTTGATTTGGACTTTGGACAAAAAGAAGTTTGTTCGCGAGTCACACTCGCGAACAAAAAACTAGTCATCAGAAATTACCCCAGTTATTTTACAAACTGA
- a CDS encoding VMAP-C domain-containing protein, producing the protein MESWLENKKKYLIDAIIHAYPDKTDLAMLVNFELGENLEAIAGGENLHDLVFKLVTGWAIPNGKLEKLFQVCYQDRPDNRKLKELEQQYQNNEKLDKLIEQQYQNNEKLDKLINVLQRYFELEKTVIFTAYESSLYQVRKLNKTKPQKVEEIINELDMPIQGNYSYLEKFVGYLSLIKTETSLSNDLKKWGKENIIDFDELIQQVQKEQRQREQQCHPCLMIAISQSGDNYVVEAWLIKNLVQYHRESFSDCEQLKIQNKLEIPTDKNLSDLPKITINLIQQSLIKANKSIKQIHILLPSELINHDFDCWKTEEYEEGEEDFSTGICEDYEVVIRCSDRLRGKSPPVFKWREKANTFNDKLEQYANSVFVLGSSDNQKTLFDQVKQEHVIAVKITSIFEKGEVLGKIIFKSALPLALWTRKQIPDIEEEFNRILKNEDIDISLKELPSQFKSKKAQGKKNINHLCLLWDDPNLLPPEQLLTENKL; encoded by the coding sequence ATGGAATCGTGGTTAGAGAATAAGAAAAAATATTTAATAGATGCCATTATTCACGCTTATCCTGATAAAACTGATTTGGCAATGTTGGTTAACTTTGAATTAGGGGAAAATCTGGAGGCGATCGCAGGTGGTGAAAATCTGCACGATCTTGTTTTTAAGTTAGTAACTGGATGGGCTATTCCTAATGGAAAGTTAGAAAAACTTTTTCAAGTTTGTTATCAAGACAGACCAGATAATCGTAAATTAAAAGAGCTTGAACAACAATATCAAAATAATGAAAAGCTAGACAAACTTATTGAACAACAATATCAAAATAATGAAAAGCTAGACAAACTTATTAATGTATTACAAAGATACTTTGAACTAGAAAAAACTGTAATTTTTACTGCTTATGAATCATCTTTATATCAAGTACGTAAGCTTAATAAAACCAAACCTCAAAAGGTCGAAGAAATAATTAACGAATTAGATATGCCGATACAAGGTAATTATAGTTATCTAGAGAAATTTGTCGGCTATTTATCTTTGATCAAGACAGAAACATCTTTATCTAATGATTTAAAAAAATGGGGAAAAGAAAACATTATAGACTTTGATGAATTAATTCAACAGGTACAAAAAGAGCAACGACAACGAGAGCAGCAATGTCATCCCTGTCTAATGATAGCAATTAGTCAATCTGGCGATAATTATGTTGTTGAAGCATGGCTAATAAAAAATTTAGTTCAATATCATCGAGAATCTTTCTCTGATTGTGAACAACTTAAAATTCAAAACAAATTAGAAATTCCTACAGATAAAAATTTAAGTGATTTACCTAAAATTACAATAAATTTAATCCAACAAAGTTTAATTAAAGCTAATAAATCCATAAAACAAATTCATATTTTATTACCATCAGAATTAATCAATCATGATTTTGATTGTTGGAAAACCGAAGAATATGAAGAAGGTGAAGAGGATTTTTCTACAGGAATTTGTGAAGATTATGAAGTCGTAATTCGTTGTTCAGATAGATTAAGAGGTAAAAGCCCACCTGTTTTTAAATGGCGGGAAAAAGCAAATACATTTAACGATAAATTAGAACAATATGCTAATAGTGTTTTTGTTTTAGGATCTAGTGATAATCAAAAAACTTTATTCGATCAAGTCAAACAGGAACATGTCATCGCTGTAAAAATCACAAGTATCTTTGAAAAAGGAGAAGTCTTGGGAAAAATTATTTTCAAATCTGCTCTTCCTCTAGCATTATGGACTCGTAAACAGATTCCTGATATTGAAGAAGAATTCAATAGGATTTTAAAAAATGAAGATATTGATATCTCTTTAAAAGAATTACCGTCCCAATTTAAAAGCAAAAAAGCACAAGGCAAAAAAAATATTAACCATTTATGTTTATTGTGGGATGACCCCAATTTACTACCACCCGAACAGCTATTAACCGAAAACAAACTCTAA
- a CDS encoding effector-associated domain EAD1-containing protein translates to MKLEVPNSDRVIIISLSLILAFTPDFTKSLIMKLSGAELKRLVKAIVSAYPTKNDLAMMVEFELEENLDAIAGGENVTDIVFKLLTRWAIPRGKTYRLILAAYETNPDNPDLKEFYESVVINKRFITDSPVITTDFGPNINWKGETDEIQLQNWLKPNFDYLDVGFLKRAIEQSASVCRIEIPSRKIMGTGVLITPNKILTNYHVFHPNEESNIENNARDAVLKFGFFTSDDGGENSGNSFKLDNQKPILRFSKTEHLDYILLQVESKINQEKDIKPARWDGKKLPIEKMGISVLQHPEGDSMKLSISHDGITGVYHNSGLVQYVNKTALGSSGSPCFDEDWCLVALHHAQRAKTFGTIREGILFAAIYQEIQSDLA, encoded by the coding sequence TTGAAACTGGAAGTCCCTAACAGCGATCGTGTCATAATTATTTCACTGTCGCTTATACTTGCTTTCACCCCTGATTTTACTAAGTCCTTGATTATGAAGCTATCTGGTGCTGAACTCAAAAGGTTAGTTAAAGCCATTGTTAGTGCTTATCCCACTAAAAATGATTTGGCAATGATGGTTGAGTTTGAATTAGAGGAAAATTTGGATGCGATCGCAGGTGGCGAAAATGTTACAGATATTGTCTTTAAGTTATTAACTAGGTGGGCAATTCCCAGAGGGAAAACATATCGGTTAATTTTAGCTGCCTACGAAACTAATCCTGATAATCCAGACTTGAAGGAATTTTATGAATCAGTTGTTATTAATAAACGCTTTATTACTGACTCGCCAGTAATAACAACAGATTTTGGCCCCAATATTAACTGGAAAGGTGAAACTGATGAAATTCAACTGCAAAATTGGCTGAAACCTAATTTTGATTACTTGGATGTAGGATTTTTGAAACGCGCAATTGAACAATCTGCATCGGTATGTCGGATTGAAATACCATCTCGCAAGATTATGGGAACAGGAGTTTTAATTACACCTAATAAGATATTAACCAATTATCATGTTTTCCACCCTAATGAAGAAAGTAACATAGAAAATAACGCTCGTGATGCTGTTTTGAAATTTGGCTTTTTTACCTCAGATGATGGTGGTGAAAATTCTGGTAATTCATTTAAACTAGATAACCAAAAACCCATTTTACGTTTTAGTAAAACTGAACATCTAGATTATATTTTATTACAGGTAGAATCTAAAATTAACCAAGAGAAAGATATTAAACCTGCGCGTTGGGATGGGAAGAAGTTACCAATTGAGAAAATGGGAATTAGTGTTTTACAACATCCTGAAGGCGATTCCATGAAACTGTCCATCAGTCACGATGGCATCACAGGAGTTTATCATAATAGTGGTTTAGTTCAATATGTTAATAAAACAGCTTTAGGTTCGAGTGGTTCACCTTGTTTTGATGAAGATTGGTGTTTAGTTGCATTACATCATGCCCAGAGAGCCAAAACCTTTGGAACAATTCGGGAAGGAATTTTGTTTGCTGCTATTTATCAAGAAATCCAATCAGATTTAGCTTAA
- a CDS encoding MBL fold metallo-hydrolase, whose amino-acid sequence MKSLHRPDLYSWSNFNPARNIDFNGIAWIRPDGNILIDPVALSNHDWNHLKSLGGVVWIVLTNSEHVRASKEIADQTYAKIAGPVAEKDSFPIFCDRWLSDGEEFVPGLKVIELQGSKTPGELALLLEETTLITGDLVRARKAGSLTILPDDKLLNREQAVASVRRLAELSRVEAVLVGDGWPVFRDGRDRLKELVATL is encoded by the coding sequence ATGAAATCTTTGCACCGTCCCGATCTTTATAGCTGGTCTAATTTCAATCCGGCAAGAAATATTGATTTCAATGGGATTGCCTGGATTCGCCCAGATGGCAACATCTTGATTGACCCAGTAGCCCTATCAAACCATGATTGGAATCATCTGAAATCCCTCGGTGGTGTAGTTTGGATTGTGCTGACGAATTCTGAGCATGTCAGGGCAAGTAAAGAAATTGCTGATCAAACCTATGCTAAGATTGCCGGCCCTGTGGCGGAAAAAGATAGTTTTCCTATATTTTGCGATCGCTGGCTGTCTGATGGTGAGGAGTTCGTACCTGGACTAAAGGTAATTGAACTCCAAGGTTCTAAAACGCCCGGTGAACTGGCTTTATTACTAGAGGAAACAACGTTGATTACAGGAGATTTAGTACGGGCACGCAAGGCTGGTAGTTTGACAATATTACCAGATGACAAGCTGCTCAATCGAGAGCAGGCTGTTGCTTCGGTGCGGAGGTTAGCAGAACTCAGTCGAGTGGAAGCAGTGCTGGTGGGGGATGGTTGGCCTGTCTTTCGGGATGGACGCGATCGCTTAAAGGAACTTGTAGCAACGTTGTAA
- a CDS encoding pyridoxal phosphate-dependent aminotransferase: protein MQRQKISAKANQFTESVIREMTRVALQHGAVNLAQGFPDFSCPAELKQAAYEAIEADVNQYAITWGDRPFREAIAKKVRWYLGLDINPETQITVTCGSTEAMAAVMLATVDPGDEVIVFEPYYENYGPDAILAGAKPRYVTLHPPHWTFDETQLRQAFNANTKAIIINTPHNPTGKVFTREELTLIAELCQKWDVLAFTDEIYEHILYDGTQHIALATLPGMEERTVTINGLSKTYSVTGWRVGYILANPELTAAIRKVHDFLTVGAPAPLQRAGVAAMQLPPSYYEELAKLYQQKRDNILQILDRVGIPYFLPKGAYYVLADISKFGYKTDIEFTYHLIKDIGVAVVPGSSFFNQPEKGHSLIRFCFSKKPETLQTASDKLLKLQPTLQPTS, encoded by the coding sequence ATGCAGCGCCAAAAAATATCAGCCAAGGCAAACCAGTTTACAGAATCGGTGATTCGAGAAATGACAAGGGTGGCACTGCAACATGGTGCGGTGAATTTAGCCCAGGGATTTCCTGATTTTTCTTGTCCGGCTGAGTTGAAACAGGCAGCTTATGAAGCAATCGAGGCGGATGTTAACCAATATGCTATCACTTGGGGCGATCGCCCATTTCGTGAAGCGATCGCCAAAAAAGTCCGCTGGTATCTCGGCTTAGATATCAACCCCGAAACCCAAATCACCGTTACCTGTGGTTCCACAGAAGCAATGGCAGCTGTGATGCTGGCCACAGTCGATCCTGGTGACGAAGTAATTGTGTTTGAGCCGTATTATGAAAATTACGGCCCCGATGCGATTTTAGCTGGTGCTAAACCCCGCTACGTGACACTACATCCCCCCCATTGGACATTTGATGAAACACAGTTGCGTCAAGCTTTCAACGCTAATACCAAAGCCATTATTATTAACACACCCCATAACCCCACCGGTAAAGTCTTCACCCGTGAAGAACTAACCCTAATTGCTGAACTTTGTCAAAAGTGGGATGTACTAGCCTTTACTGACGAAATCTACGAACACATTCTTTATGATGGCACTCAACATATCGCCTTAGCGACCCTTCCCGGAATGGAAGAACGCACAGTCACCATTAACGGTTTATCCAAAACTTACAGCGTCACCGGATGGCGAGTTGGCTACATTTTGGCAAACCCGGAATTGACGGCAGCCATTCGTAAAGTGCATGATTTCTTAACAGTGGGTGCCCCTGCACCATTGCAACGAGCTGGAGTTGCCGCTATGCAACTACCACCATCCTATTATGAAGAACTAGCCAAACTTTATCAGCAAAAGCGAGACAACATCTTACAAATTTTAGATCGAGTTGGCATACCCTACTTCCTTCCCAAAGGAGCTTATTACGTACTTGCAGATATTTCCAAATTCGGCTACAAAACCGATATTGAATTCACTTACCACTTAATTAAAGATATTGGTGTTGCTGTAGTTCCTGGTTCTAGCTTTTTCAACCAACCAGAAAAAGGACATTCTTTGATCAGATTCTGCTTCAGCAAAAAACCTGAGACATTGCAAACAGCAAGTGACAAATTACTCAAACTACAACCCACTCTACAACCAACATCCTAA
- a CDS encoding cystathionine beta-synthase gives MTAYENILQAIGRTPLVKLNKITEDIHSTIYAKVEYLNPGGSTKDRIALTMIEAAEKTGQLQPGGTIIEATAGNTGVGLALIAAVKKYRCIFVMPDKMSQDKINLLKAYGAEVVVTPTSVPPDSAESYNGVAERLAKEIPKAYRPNQFENPNNPLAHYLTTGPEIWSDSNGKVDVFVAGMGTGGTISGVAKYLKEQNPNIVIVGADPEGSILSGDTPKSYKVEGIGEDFIPKTFNRQLVDEMVRVSDKESFNMTRRLAREEGLLVGGSCGTAVAAALKYAARLTEPKYIVVLLPDTGRNYINKIYSDAWMQENGFWEGTTVRSTKVGEILAQKTDFPSLVAVSPRDTLSKATNYLQKLNISQLPVIDNNHVVGSVNEASLMKFLHDGINFSNQEVSAVMGKPLPILDEEVHVSEAYRLLLSGTTGIIIKQRDVPIGLITRADLIRYWISQTQES, from the coding sequence ATGACTGCTTACGAGAATATTTTACAAGCAATTGGTAGAACTCCATTAGTCAAACTTAACAAAATTACCGAAGATATTCACTCAACTATTTATGCCAAAGTAGAATATCTCAATCCTGGCGGCAGTACCAAAGATAGAATTGCCCTCACCATGATTGAAGCCGCAGAAAAAACAGGTCAATTACAACCAGGTGGTACTATTATTGAAGCCACCGCAGGCAATACTGGTGTCGGATTAGCATTAATTGCAGCAGTAAAAAAATATCGCTGTATTTTCGTCATGCCTGATAAAATGAGCCAGGATAAAATCAATCTACTCAAAGCTTATGGTGCAGAAGTAGTTGTTACTCCCACATCTGTACCGCCTGACTCAGCAGAAAGCTATAACGGTGTAGCAGAAAGACTTGCCAAAGAAATACCCAAAGCTTACAGACCAAATCAATTTGAAAACCCGAATAATCCTTTAGCACATTACTTAACTACAGGCCCAGAAATTTGGTCAGATAGTAATGGTAAAGTTGATGTGTTTGTTGCAGGTATGGGCACAGGTGGTACAATTTCTGGAGTTGCCAAATATCTCAAAGAGCAAAATCCAAATATCGTAATTGTTGGTGCAGATCCAGAAGGTTCAATTCTTTCGGGTGATACACCTAAATCTTACAAAGTTGAAGGAATTGGCGAAGACTTTATTCCCAAAACTTTTAATCGGCAATTAGTAGATGAAATGGTTCGAGTTAGCGATAAAGAATCATTTAATATGACTCGTCGTTTAGCACGCGAAGAAGGTTTATTAGTAGGAGGTTCTTGTGGTACAGCAGTAGCCGCAGCCTTGAAGTATGCAGCCAGATTAACAGAGCCAAAATATATTGTAGTTTTATTACCAGATACGGGAAGAAATTACATTAATAAAATTTACTCCGATGCGTGGATGCAGGAAAATGGTTTTTGGGAAGGTACAACAGTCAGAAGCACGAAAGTTGGAGAAATTCTTGCTCAAAAAACAGATTTTCCTTCGCTAGTTGCTGTCAGTCCGCGTGATACTTTGAGCAAAGCCACAAACTACCTGCAAAAGTTAAATATCTCCCAGCTACCAGTGATTGATAATAATCATGTAGTAGGAAGCGTCAATGAAGCTTCTTTAATGAAATTCCTTCATGATGGTATCAACTTTTCTAACCAGGAAGTTTCGGCAGTTATGGGTAAACCATTGCCAATTCTTGATGAAGAAGTCCATGTTTCGGAAGCTTATCGACTGCTTTTATCAGGAACCACAGGGATTATTATTAAGCAGCGTGATGTTCCTATTGGATTAATTACCAGGGCTGATTTAATTAGATATTGGATTAGTCAAACCCAGGAATCATGA
- a CDS encoding cystathionine gamma-synthase yields the protein MEFETRAIHEGQQSDPQTGAVIVPIYLTSTYEQEAIGQHKGYEYSRTGNPTRTALEEALASIENGKFGLAFASGLAATTTVLSLLKSGDHIVAGDDLYGGTYRLLEKVVKNWGVTTSYVDIDNIAEFESAIQPNTKLIWIETPTNPLLKIIDIAALSNIARKHNIILVVDNTFASPYFQTPLDLGADIVVHSTTKYLGGHSDIIGGAVITSNEQLYTELKFYQNAIGAIPSPFDSWLVLRGIKTLAVRMREHEKNALFLAKFLEKHSKIERIYYPGLPSHEQHQLAKEQMSGFGGMISLELKGGFAEVERFASRLKLFLLAESLGGVESLLCYPTKMTHGSLPEAERLKRGIKDNLVRLSVGIEHHQDLQADLENALS from the coding sequence ATGGAATTTGAAACTAGAGCAATTCATGAAGGTCAGCAATCAGACCCCCAAACAGGTGCAGTAATTGTCCCCATTTATTTGACTTCCACCTATGAACAAGAAGCCATAGGTCAACACAAAGGATATGAATATTCTCGCACGGGAAACCCCACTCGTACTGCTTTAGAAGAGGCTTTAGCTTCTATTGAAAATGGTAAATTTGGTTTAGCGTTTGCTTCTGGTTTAGCTGCAACTACTACAGTATTAAGCCTGCTAAAAAGTGGCGATCATATTGTTGCTGGCGATGATTTGTATGGTGGAACTTATCGTTTGCTAGAAAAGGTTGTGAAAAATTGGGGTGTGACAACTAGTTATGTAGATATTGATAATATTGCTGAATTTGAATCTGCCATTCAACCAAATACGAAGTTGATTTGGATTGAAACTCCTACCAACCCATTATTAAAAATCATTGATATTGCAGCACTGTCAAATATTGCCCGTAAACACAATATCATTTTAGTAGTTGATAACACATTTGCGAGTCCTTATTTCCAAACACCGTTAGATTTGGGTGCTGATATTGTGGTTCACAGCACTACCAAATATCTAGGAGGACACAGCGATATTATTGGTGGCGCAGTTATTACATCTAATGAGCAACTATACACCGAACTGAAGTTTTATCAAAATGCGATCGGAGCTATTCCCAGTCCTTTTGATAGCTGGTTAGTGCTACGAGGAATTAAAACTCTGGCTGTGAGAATGCGAGAACATGAAAAAAACGCTTTATTTTTAGCGAAATTTTTAGAAAAGCATTCTAAAATTGAGCGAATTTACTATCCAGGATTACCTAGCCACGAACAACATCAACTAGCAAAAGAGCAAATGTCTGGCTTCGGGGGGATGATTAGTTTGGAATTAAAAGGTGGTTTTGCTGAGGTTGAAAGATTCGCTTCCCGACTCAAGTTGTTTTTGCTGGCTGAAAGTTTAGGAGGAGTGGAGTCACTGCTTTGTTATCCCACCAAAATGACCCACGGTTCTTTACCAGAAGCGGAACGACTGAAGCGGGGAATAAAGGATAATTTAGTCCGTCTTTCGGTAGGAATTGAGCATCACCAAGATTTGCAAGCTGATTTAGAAAATGCTCTTTCTTGA